A stretch of the Neodiprion lecontei isolate iyNeoLeco1 chromosome 4, iyNeoLeco1.1, whole genome shotgun sequence genome encodes the following:
- the LOC107221386 gene encoding neogenin isoform X4: MELRVALISLALLTFVGQAIGRHGLQLLVEPQDVVVEQGAEARLDCVPNQSLGTPTIQWRTDDGQPISFIGDNYRSQLENGSLYISSVYAGNPELTGGYQCLASIDEVGAIVSRIATIRLASLPGFEREPQDTMVYPGQVAYLSCVLPLSASPLKIQWLKDEHPFSLDESRMTILPSGALEIDHAQPQDVGSYRCNASGIGQHRLSNKAQLNLLTSDIDQGLTAPVFVAKPSEHVAIEGTTITLECAANGNPKPTVLWLKDGIAVDLAPLDSRYRKVAASSLMITDIKEIDHGSYQCRAENVVDALDAVADVTVQVPPRFIKKPEDRIANEDQDLELECEIYGKPEPKVTWLKNGEKITPSAYWQLVNGYNLRINGLLQLDAGIFQCIGVNPAGSVQASARLFINQPKPSGKVEKRKPSNPKHPPKKNLHRQLYNNTWQHPDTLLGETLSAYTPNSEISISPSDDPADILGIISNPKFPLIPEPNFIDETDTLDLIEGSAPSAPRDLNAVLISTRFVTLRWREPENINGDIQTYHVYYKQEGSPRERVVNTSQNRLEGVIQGLQPSTKYQFRVVARNERGVGASSAILHVTTQSEADVPGPPLNLLGQAISSNSIDLTWEEPYVTNGRVIKYLITYIEGESEGKTNETVETRYRLLNLTPFTEYNFWVQAVNENGPGASTNEITVRTLSAPPTQSPYNVTLEAANSTSIIIRWEPPLEGKNGVITGYQIRYRQKGRKHWTPTTTQGNQKMYQLNGLEKHVIYQLKICALNVNGTGPWSDVMDIEPYERDLDESKVPNSPTNLKTKPMSDSIFVSWSPPKDQNIKVRGYTLGWGKGFPDNYTKKLDSKQRYFTIESLEPLAEYVIALRATNAVGEGTPSYANVQTTARSVTESVAPLIPPVGLKAVVLSASTMMVYWTDSTLSKSQYVTDKRYYVVRYTSHHHSSNPRYKYYNSTDLNCMIVDLKPNTQYEFTVKLVKGKRESPWSMVELNTTQEAAPSSPPRDLTVQSVEDHATAVMLHWLPPKQPNAPITGYIISYTTDNTKWDRDWRVEAIIGDQSEIMIKTLQPSTTYYFKIKARNARGYGPFSSSVAFKTPESTPTDGRLSSLMICIIVGLSVVVITGVAVIVVVMCCRRRPESPDHKKGYTKDSNQKTNIKPPDLWIHHDQMELKAPEKSSINGEACSSGVGSNTLPRSGNNDEKCSTLTRQHNRGSHKPKLITLPVDTLSPHQPIATATPIVNSSISQPAIHNSCADVPSVRPNYPRTAAQYSLSRAHVTLEPTPESSPDSCSMPSTYEPLQTQIPYPPGNQHYGANSQYTSGVYGSSSQPNSTVGVIENVNAKRLQGHPLKSFSVPAPPPQSAPSTPAQQKHGVSQVTVRPTISGSPYKKPPITTTQITKNRLATVVNPTHTAEEVERLKPSYSTEELNQEMANLEGLMKDLNAITASEFEC; the protein is encoded by the exons cTATCGGGAGACACGGATTGCAGCTATTAGTCGAACCGCAGGATGTGGTCGTAGAACAGGGAGCCGAAGCTCGATTGGATTGCGTGCCGAATCAATCACTCGGCACCCCGACCATACAATGGAGGACAGATGACGGGCAGCCTATCTCTTTTATAGGGGATAATTACAG ATCGCAGCTGGAAAATGGATCTTTGTATATAAGCAGCGTTTACGCGGGAAATCCTGAACTCACAGGAGGCTATCAGTGTCTCGCTTCCATAGATGAAGTCGGTGCCATTGTATCGCGGATAGCTACTATTAGACTTGCCA GTTTGCCAGGGTTCGAGAGAGAGCCACAAGACACTATGGTTTATCCGGGCCAAGTGGCTTACCTAAGTTGCGTTCTCCCGTTATCGGCGAGTCCTTTAAAGATACAATGGCTCAAGGATGAGCATCCATTTTCGTTGGACGAAAGCCGAATGACCATTTTACCGTCAG GTGCTTTAGAAATAGATCACGCGCAACCGCAAGATGTCGGATCGTACAGGTGTAATGCGAGTGGAATTGGGCAGCATAGACTTAGTAACAAAGCACAGCTAAATTTATTGACCTCTGACATTG ATCAGGGACTTACAGCTCCTGTATTTGTTGCAAAACCTTCGGAGCATGTTGCTATCGAAGGGACGACTATTACTTTGGAATGTGCAGCTAATGGCAACCCAAAACCAACAGTTCTTTGGCTCAAAGATGGGATCGCAGTTGATTTGGCACCGCTCGATTCAAG GTATCGAAAAGTAGCTGCTTCCAGTCTCATGATTACCGATATCAAAGAGATAGATCACGGATCGTATCAGTGCAGGGCAGAAAATGTAGTCGATGCCCTGGACGCGGTTGCCGACGTCACGGTGCAAG TTCCACCCAGATTTATCAAAAAACCTGAGGACCGAATTGCAAACGAAGATCAGGATCTGGAATTGGAGTGTGAAATATATGGAAAGCCAGAACCCAAAGTAACGTGGttaaaaaatggtgaaaaaattacaccgAGCGCTTATTGGCAACTTGTTAATGG TTACAATCTGCGTATCAATGGACTACTGCAACTCGATGCTGGTATTTTTCAATGCATCGGTGTAAATCCTGCGGGTAGCGTTCAGGCTTCGGCAAGACTGTTCATAAATCAGCCGA AACCCTCAGGAAAAGTTGAAAAGCGTAAACCGTCAAATCCTAAACACCCACCGAAGAAAAACCTCCATCGACAGTTGTACAACAACACGTGGCAGCACCCAGACACGTTACTGGGCGAAACCTTATCAGCTTATACCCCAAATTCTGAAATATCCATAAGTCCTTCGGACGATCCCGCCGACATATTGGGCATTATTAGCAATCCTAAATTCCCGCTGATTCCTGAACCCAATTTTATAGATGAAACCGATACCCTGGATTTGATCGAAGGCAGCGCACCGTCGGCTCCAAGAGATCTAAACGctgttttaatttcaacaaGATTTGTTACTCTCAGGTGGCGTGAGCCTGAGAATATCAATGGAGATATACAGACATATCATGTTTATTATAAACAGGAAGGATCACCAAG GGAACGCGTTGTAAACACGTCGCAAAACAGATTGGAAGGTGTGATACAAGGTTTACAACCAAGCACAAAGTACCAGTTTCGTGTAGTTGCGCGTAACGAACGTGGCGTCGGCGCGTCTAGTGCCATACTGCATGTAACAACTCAATCAGAG GCCGACGTTCCTGGACCTCCTTTGAATTTGCTAGGTCAAGCGATTAGCAGCAACAGCATTGACCTTACTTGGGAAGAACCATACGTAACAAATGGACGCGTCATTAAATACCTCATTACGTATATAGAG ggCGAAAGCGAAGGAAAAACTAACGAGACCGTTGAAACGAGGTACAGGCTTCTGAATCTTACGCCATTCACTGAATACAATTTTTGGGTTCAGGCTGTCAATGAAAACGGACCCGGAGCTTCGACCAATGAAATAACAGTCCGAACTCTCAGTGCACCGCCAACGCAATCTCCATACAACGTTACTTTAGAGGCAGCAAATTCTACC AGTATAATAATACGCTGGGAACCGCCGTTAGAAGGAAAAAATGGCGTAATAACCGGCTATCAGATTCGATATCGTCAGAAGGGCAGAAAGCATTGGACACCTACAACGACGCAGGGGAATCAGAAAATGTATCAATTAAACGGACTGGAGAAGCACGTTATTTACCAACTCAAAATATGCGCATTGAATGTCAACGGAACTGGACCATGGAGCGATGTAATGGACATCGAACCGTACGAAAGAGATTTGGACGAAAGTAAAGTTCCAAACTCTCCGACTAATTTGAAAA CTAAGCCAATGTCAGATTCGATATTCGTTTCATGGAGCCCGCCAAAGGACCAGAACATCAAGGTCCGAGGTTACACTTTGGGCTGGGGAAAAGGATTTCCGGATAACTATACAAAGAAATTAGACAGTAAACAACGCTACTTTACGATCGAATCGTTGG AACCGTTAGCCGAGTACGTCATTGCCCTTCGAGCCACTAATGCAGTTGGAGAGGGAACCCCATCTTACGCCAATGTTCAAACGACCGCGCGTTCGGTTACCGAATCTGTGGCACCTTTGATTCCACCTGTTGGACTTAAGGCCGTCGTTCTTTCCGCCAGTACGATGATGGTTTATTGGACAGATAGCACGCTGTCAAAGAGCCAG TATGTGACTGACAAGAGGTACTATGTGGTACGTTATACCTCTCATCATCACAGCAGCAATCCAAGATACAAATATTACAACTCTACTGATCTGAACTGCATGATCGTTGATCTAAAACCGAACACACAGTATGAATTTACCGTTAAATTGGTCAAG GGAAAGAGAGAATCTCCTTGGAGTATGGTGGAGTTGAATACAACTCAGGAAGCAGCGCCCAGTTCACCACCTCGAGATCTCACTGTTCAAAGCGTCGAAGATCATGCGACAGCAGTGATGCTTCATTGGCTGCCACCAAAGCAACCTAATGCACCGATTACTg GATACATTATCTCGTATACAACGGACAACACGAAATGGGACAGGGATTGGAGGGTCGAGGCGATAATCGGCGATCAGAGTGAGATCATGATAAAAACTCTTCAGCCTAGTACGacttattatttcaaaattaaagcTAGAAACGCCAGAGGATACGGCCCGTTTTCGTCCTCTGTAGCTTTCAAAACACCTGAGA GTACTCCAACAGATGGACGGCTTTCGAGCTTGATGATATGCATAATAGTCGGCCTATCCGTTGTTGTCATAACCGGTGTCGCTGTAATCGTTGTCGTCATGTGTTGTCGTCGACGTCCCGAGTCCCCGGATCACAAAAAAGG GTACACGAAAGATTCTAATCAGAAAACTAACATTAAGCCACCTGATCTGTGGATTCATCACGATCAAATGGAGCTCAAGGCTCCTGAGAAGTCTTCTATCAACGGCGAAGCTTGCTCAAGCGGAGTGGGCAGCAATACTCTTCCCAGATCTG GTAACAACGACGAAAAATGTTCTACCCTAACAAGACAACACAACCGAGGAAGTCATAAACCCAAACTCATTACCCTTCCTGTCGACACTCTTTCTCCGCATCAGC CCATCGCCACAGCTACTCCCATTGTAAACAGCAGCATATCACAACCAGCAATTCATAACTCATGCGCAGACGTACCTTCCGTGAGGCCTAATTATCCTCGCACCGCTGCGCAGTATAGCTTGAGCAGAGCACATGTTACTCTGGAACCGACACCAGAGTCCAGCCCTGACTCTTGCAGCATGCCGAGTACTTACGAACCTCTGCAAACTCAG ATTCCCTATCCCCCAGGGAACCAGCATTATGGAGCAAACAGCCAGTACACGTCTGGCGTATATGGCTCTAGTAGCCAGCCTAACAGTACCGTTGGTGTTATAGAAAATGTAAACGCGAAGCGACTTCAGGGACATCCATTGAAAAGTTTCAGCGTACCAGCTCCGCCACCTCAGTCTGCGCCTTCGACCCCTGCTCAACAAAAGCACGGAG TTTCGCAAGTCACTGTGAGGCCGACGATATCCGGTAGCCCATACAAAAAACCACCGATCACAACGACACAGATAACAAAAAACAGGTTAGCCACGGTTGTGAATCCGACGCATACGGCTGAAGAGGTCGAACGATTGAAG CCGTCATACAGCACGGAGGAATTGAATCAAGAAATGGCGAATTTAGAGGGGCTGATGAAAGATCTGAATGCCATAACAGCGTCAGAATTTGAGTGCTGA
- the LOC107221386 gene encoding neogenin isoform X5 — MELRVALISLALLTFVGQAIGRHGLQLLVEPQDVVVEQGAEARLDCVPNQSLGTPTIQWRTDDGQPISFIGDNYRSQLENGSLYISSVYAGNPELTGGYQCLASIDEVGAIVSRIATIRLASLPGFEREPQDTMVYPGQVAYLSCVLPLSASPLKIQWLKDEHPFSLDESRMTILPSGALEIDHAQPQDVGSYRCNASGIGQHRLSNKAQLNLLTSDIDQGLTAPVFVAKPSEHVAIEGTTITLECAANGNPKPTVLWLKDGIAVDLAPLDSRYRKVAASSLMITDIKEIDHGSYQCRAENVVDALDAVADVTVQVPPRFIKKPEDRIANEDQDLELECEIYGKPEPKVTWLKNGEKITPSAYWQLVNGYNLRINGLLQLDAGIFQCIGVNPAGSVQASARLFINQPKPSGKVEKRKPSNPKHPPKKNLHRQLYNNTWQHPDTLLGETLSAYTPNSEISISPSDDPADILGIISNPKFPLIPEPNFIDETDTLDLIEGSAPSAPRDLNAVLISTRFVTLRWREPENINGDIQTYHVYYKQEGSPRERVVNTSQNRLEGVIQGLQPSTKYQFRVVARNERGVGASSAILHVTTQSEADVPGPPLNLLGQAISSNSIDLTWEEPYVTNGRVIKYLITYIEGESEGKTNETVETRYRLLNLTPFTEYNFWVQAVNENGPGASTNEITVRTLSAPPTQSPYNVTLEAANSTSIIIRWEPPLEGKNGVITGYQIRYRQKGRKHWTPTTTQGNQKMYQLNGLEKHVIYQLKICALNVNGTGPWSDVMDIEPYERDLDESKVPNSPTNLKTKPMSDSIFVSWSPPKDQNIKVRGYTLGWGKGFPDNYTKKLDSKQRYFTIESLEPLAEYVIALRATNAVGEGTPSYANVQTTARSVTESVAPLIPPVGLKAVVLSASTMMVYWTDSTLSKSQYVTDKRYYVVRYTSHHHSSNPRYKYYNSTDLNCMIVDLKPNTQYEFTVKLVKGKRESPWSMVELNTTQEAAPSSPPRDLTVQSVEDHATAVMLHWLPPKQPNAPITGYIISYTTDNTKWDRDWRVEAIIGDQSEIMIKTLQPSTTYYFKIKARNARGYGPFSSSVAFKTPESTPTDGRLSSLMICIIVGLSVVVITGVAVIVVVMCCRRRPESPDHKKGYTKDSNQKTNIKPPDLWIHHDQMELKAPEKSSINGEACSSGVGSNTLPRSGNQDYNQENMHINSSSLDKRTYVPSYMAIATATPIVNSSISQPAIHNSCADVPSVRPNYPRTAAQYSLSRAHVTLEPTPESSPDSCSMPSTYEPLQTQIPYPPGNQHYGANSQYTSGVYGSSSQPNSTVGVIENVNAKRLQGHPLKSFSVPAPPPQSAPSTPAQQKHGVSQVTVRPTISGSPYKKPPITTTQITKNRLATVVNPTHTAEEVERLKPSYSTEELNQEMANLEGLMKDLNAITASEFEC; from the exons cTATCGGGAGACACGGATTGCAGCTATTAGTCGAACCGCAGGATGTGGTCGTAGAACAGGGAGCCGAAGCTCGATTGGATTGCGTGCCGAATCAATCACTCGGCACCCCGACCATACAATGGAGGACAGATGACGGGCAGCCTATCTCTTTTATAGGGGATAATTACAG ATCGCAGCTGGAAAATGGATCTTTGTATATAAGCAGCGTTTACGCGGGAAATCCTGAACTCACAGGAGGCTATCAGTGTCTCGCTTCCATAGATGAAGTCGGTGCCATTGTATCGCGGATAGCTACTATTAGACTTGCCA GTTTGCCAGGGTTCGAGAGAGAGCCACAAGACACTATGGTTTATCCGGGCCAAGTGGCTTACCTAAGTTGCGTTCTCCCGTTATCGGCGAGTCCTTTAAAGATACAATGGCTCAAGGATGAGCATCCATTTTCGTTGGACGAAAGCCGAATGACCATTTTACCGTCAG GTGCTTTAGAAATAGATCACGCGCAACCGCAAGATGTCGGATCGTACAGGTGTAATGCGAGTGGAATTGGGCAGCATAGACTTAGTAACAAAGCACAGCTAAATTTATTGACCTCTGACATTG ATCAGGGACTTACAGCTCCTGTATTTGTTGCAAAACCTTCGGAGCATGTTGCTATCGAAGGGACGACTATTACTTTGGAATGTGCAGCTAATGGCAACCCAAAACCAACAGTTCTTTGGCTCAAAGATGGGATCGCAGTTGATTTGGCACCGCTCGATTCAAG GTATCGAAAAGTAGCTGCTTCCAGTCTCATGATTACCGATATCAAAGAGATAGATCACGGATCGTATCAGTGCAGGGCAGAAAATGTAGTCGATGCCCTGGACGCGGTTGCCGACGTCACGGTGCAAG TTCCACCCAGATTTATCAAAAAACCTGAGGACCGAATTGCAAACGAAGATCAGGATCTGGAATTGGAGTGTGAAATATATGGAAAGCCAGAACCCAAAGTAACGTGGttaaaaaatggtgaaaaaattacaccgAGCGCTTATTGGCAACTTGTTAATGG TTACAATCTGCGTATCAATGGACTACTGCAACTCGATGCTGGTATTTTTCAATGCATCGGTGTAAATCCTGCGGGTAGCGTTCAGGCTTCGGCAAGACTGTTCATAAATCAGCCGA AACCCTCAGGAAAAGTTGAAAAGCGTAAACCGTCAAATCCTAAACACCCACCGAAGAAAAACCTCCATCGACAGTTGTACAACAACACGTGGCAGCACCCAGACACGTTACTGGGCGAAACCTTATCAGCTTATACCCCAAATTCTGAAATATCCATAAGTCCTTCGGACGATCCCGCCGACATATTGGGCATTATTAGCAATCCTAAATTCCCGCTGATTCCTGAACCCAATTTTATAGATGAAACCGATACCCTGGATTTGATCGAAGGCAGCGCACCGTCGGCTCCAAGAGATCTAAACGctgttttaatttcaacaaGATTTGTTACTCTCAGGTGGCGTGAGCCTGAGAATATCAATGGAGATATACAGACATATCATGTTTATTATAAACAGGAAGGATCACCAAG GGAACGCGTTGTAAACACGTCGCAAAACAGATTGGAAGGTGTGATACAAGGTTTACAACCAAGCACAAAGTACCAGTTTCGTGTAGTTGCGCGTAACGAACGTGGCGTCGGCGCGTCTAGTGCCATACTGCATGTAACAACTCAATCAGAG GCCGACGTTCCTGGACCTCCTTTGAATTTGCTAGGTCAAGCGATTAGCAGCAACAGCATTGACCTTACTTGGGAAGAACCATACGTAACAAATGGACGCGTCATTAAATACCTCATTACGTATATAGAG ggCGAAAGCGAAGGAAAAACTAACGAGACCGTTGAAACGAGGTACAGGCTTCTGAATCTTACGCCATTCACTGAATACAATTTTTGGGTTCAGGCTGTCAATGAAAACGGACCCGGAGCTTCGACCAATGAAATAACAGTCCGAACTCTCAGTGCACCGCCAACGCAATCTCCATACAACGTTACTTTAGAGGCAGCAAATTCTACC AGTATAATAATACGCTGGGAACCGCCGTTAGAAGGAAAAAATGGCGTAATAACCGGCTATCAGATTCGATATCGTCAGAAGGGCAGAAAGCATTGGACACCTACAACGACGCAGGGGAATCAGAAAATGTATCAATTAAACGGACTGGAGAAGCACGTTATTTACCAACTCAAAATATGCGCATTGAATGTCAACGGAACTGGACCATGGAGCGATGTAATGGACATCGAACCGTACGAAAGAGATTTGGACGAAAGTAAAGTTCCAAACTCTCCGACTAATTTGAAAA CTAAGCCAATGTCAGATTCGATATTCGTTTCATGGAGCCCGCCAAAGGACCAGAACATCAAGGTCCGAGGTTACACTTTGGGCTGGGGAAAAGGATTTCCGGATAACTATACAAAGAAATTAGACAGTAAACAACGCTACTTTACGATCGAATCGTTGG AACCGTTAGCCGAGTACGTCATTGCCCTTCGAGCCACTAATGCAGTTGGAGAGGGAACCCCATCTTACGCCAATGTTCAAACGACCGCGCGTTCGGTTACCGAATCTGTGGCACCTTTGATTCCACCTGTTGGACTTAAGGCCGTCGTTCTTTCCGCCAGTACGATGATGGTTTATTGGACAGATAGCACGCTGTCAAAGAGCCAG TATGTGACTGACAAGAGGTACTATGTGGTACGTTATACCTCTCATCATCACAGCAGCAATCCAAGATACAAATATTACAACTCTACTGATCTGAACTGCATGATCGTTGATCTAAAACCGAACACACAGTATGAATTTACCGTTAAATTGGTCAAG GGAAAGAGAGAATCTCCTTGGAGTATGGTGGAGTTGAATACAACTCAGGAAGCAGCGCCCAGTTCACCACCTCGAGATCTCACTGTTCAAAGCGTCGAAGATCATGCGACAGCAGTGATGCTTCATTGGCTGCCACCAAAGCAACCTAATGCACCGATTACTg GATACATTATCTCGTATACAACGGACAACACGAAATGGGACAGGGATTGGAGGGTCGAGGCGATAATCGGCGATCAGAGTGAGATCATGATAAAAACTCTTCAGCCTAGTACGacttattatttcaaaattaaagcTAGAAACGCCAGAGGATACGGCCCGTTTTCGTCCTCTGTAGCTTTCAAAACACCTGAGA GTACTCCAACAGATGGACGGCTTTCGAGCTTGATGATATGCATAATAGTCGGCCTATCCGTTGTTGTCATAACCGGTGTCGCTGTAATCGTTGTCGTCATGTGTTGTCGTCGACGTCCCGAGTCCCCGGATCACAAAAAAGG GTACACGAAAGATTCTAATCAGAAAACTAACATTAAGCCACCTGATCTGTGGATTCATCACGATCAAATGGAGCTCAAGGCTCCTGAGAAGTCTTCTATCAACGGCGAAGCTTGCTCAAGCGGAGTGGGCAGCAATACTCTTCCCAGATCTGGTAATCAGGATTACAATCAAGAAAATATGCACATCAATTCAAGCTCCTTGGATAAGCGTACTTATGTGCCTAGTTACATGG CCATCGCCACAGCTACTCCCATTGTAAACAGCAGCATATCACAACCAGCAATTCATAACTCATGCGCAGACGTACCTTCCGTGAGGCCTAATTATCCTCGCACCGCTGCGCAGTATAGCTTGAGCAGAGCACATGTTACTCTGGAACCGACACCAGAGTCCAGCCCTGACTCTTGCAGCATGCCGAGTACTTACGAACCTCTGCAAACTCAG ATTCCCTATCCCCCAGGGAACCAGCATTATGGAGCAAACAGCCAGTACACGTCTGGCGTATATGGCTCTAGTAGCCAGCCTAACAGTACCGTTGGTGTTATAGAAAATGTAAACGCGAAGCGACTTCAGGGACATCCATTGAAAAGTTTCAGCGTACCAGCTCCGCCACCTCAGTCTGCGCCTTCGACCCCTGCTCAACAAAAGCACGGAG TTTCGCAAGTCACTGTGAGGCCGACGATATCCGGTAGCCCATACAAAAAACCACCGATCACAACGACACAGATAACAAAAAACAGGTTAGCCACGGTTGTGAATCCGACGCATACGGCTGAAGAGGTCGAACGATTGAAG CCGTCATACAGCACGGAGGAATTGAATCAAGAAATGGCGAATTTAGAGGGGCTGATGAAAGATCTGAATGCCATAACAGCGTCAGAATTTGAGTGCTGA